The genomic window CAGAAAAATTTCCGGCAATTACTTTTAAATCTACCAGTGTAGAAAAAGATGGCAGCGATTACCTAGTAAAAGGCGATCTCACTATTAAAGACGTAACCAAACCCGTAAAATTAAATGCAGAGTTTGGTGGTATAGCTACCGACCCATGGGGCAACACCAAAGCTGGTTTTACTTTAAGCGGCAAAATTAACCGTACAGAATTTGGCCTAACTTGGAACGCTGCATTAGAAACTGGCGGCGTAATGGTAAGCGAAGAGGTAAAAATCTTAGGCGAGCTACAATTCGTTAAACAAGCATAGTCAGTTTTTAGTTGGCAGTTAACCGTTTTCGCTAACAAATCGTATAAATTATGCCTACAACAATAAAACAAGTTGCTGCTATCCTAAACCCTCCTGCTCCTCACATGGTAGGGGATGGGTTTAGGGTGCACAATTTCTTTCCAAGCGGATACAAAATTAAAATGGATCCGTTTTACTTACTCGATTACAATGCAAAAATTGAGTTTTCGCCAACCAATAAACTCAGAGGGGTTGGCGTACATCCACATCGTGGCTTTGAGACGGTAACCATTGCTTATCATGGAGCAGTAGCCCATCATGATAGCGCTGGCAATAGTGGTATAATTTATCCAGGCGATGTACAATGGATGACTGCCGGAAGTGGTATCTTACACAAAGAATATCATGAAGAAGCCTACAGCAAAAAAGGTGGCGCATTTCAAATGGTGCAATTATGGGTAAACTTACCTGCTAAATTTAAAATGATACTCCCAAGTATCAGGCATTAGCTAACGCTAGCATTGCCAAATACGAATTGCCTAACGCCGGCGGAACGATAGAAGTAATTGCAGGAGAATACCAAGGCACTA from Pedobacter sp. SL55 includes these protein-coding regions:
- a CDS encoding YceI family protein, whose translation is MATTKWALDPTHSELQFKVKHLMITTVTGNIKSFQAELSSEGDDFTNADISFSGDINSIDTGNGDRDGHLKSGDFFDAEKFPAITFKSTSVEKDGSDYLVKGDLTIKDVTKPVKLNAEFGGIATDPWGNTKAGFTLSGKINRTEFGLTWNAALETGGVMVSEEVKILGELQFVKQA
- a CDS encoding pirin family protein; amino-acid sequence: MPTTIKQVAAILNPPAPHMVGDGFRVHNFFPSGYKIKMDPFYLLDYNAKIEFSPTNKLRGVGVHPHRGFETVTIAYHGAVAHHDSAGNSGIIYPGDVQWMTAGSGILHKEYHEEAYSKKGGAFQMVQLWVNLPAKFKMILPSIRH